The Branchiostoma lanceolatum isolate klBraLanc5 chromosome 7, klBraLanc5.hap2, whole genome shotgun sequence nucleotide sequence gaatccaCGAATATGCTTATAAGCCCCTTCGCACTTCCGAGTACGTATGAGCGGCGATAGGAATTGTGGGTattgggtcaaaggtgaagacccctgCCTTGTTAACAGTTCTCGTCTTGACCGTTGTCTCGATTCGGATAACAAAGTCAAGACGttatttgtttatgtctcaagggccttcacctttgacatgttatCCACAATTCCTGTCGCCGAGCATGCGCACTCGGACGTGTGAACGAGCTTATATATTGTCCTGATCAGAGCTGTACTGTGAGAAATGATTGTATCTTAACCAAAATGAACGCAAAGCTTGTCTTCTGTAAAATCGACAGTGAAATTCCTAAACTTTTAAATTGCGATCTTGTAACACGGCATTTGGCTGTTCGtactatgtacaatgtatacaacaACTATTAAATGCATATCTTGCTATAACCTATAAAGTTTGGTGTAAGGTATCTTTCGGTTTAAAGATacatatttgtatgtgtattCTAAGCtttattattcatttatcatgATATGTCAAAGGAGCCTAAGATATACATTGTTTTCAATAAAGATGTGCACCGTAAAGGTACTGTAATAATCGACAGAAATGATTTCAAGGAGAGCTTttgaatgtttattgtttattgcacAGCTAAGTGTTATCATAAATCAACTTTGAGAATATACCAATCTCTTAACCCATGTTTTAGCGAACGCCTCTTTCTACTTGATTAACTAATATCACAGTGATATTCATGATTGAAAGGAAAATTGTGCATTTTGCTTCGTATCGGTTTTGAAATAATATGTCAAATGATTTTCCTATTTTTCGGTCACTGCAAAGCCAGCTTTGACACCAGAAAACCGATTACACGTTTTCTAATCTTTTAGAGATATTCATGATCCACAGGAaaactgtgcattttttctgtgtTATAATActatagaaaatgatttttctcGTTCACTGGAAAGCCAGCTTTGATATAGAAAACAATTGAATTGTTTTTCTCTGCTCGTTTTTAAAAATAAGATTGCAGTAATAAAAGTTTATAGCGAAATCTGTATTAAACATGGTGTGGTCCTTTGGGAGTTCATTAACACTGGAATTGCGAGTGATGAAGAAGTTTGCTAAGCCAATTTTTTCCACCAAAATGTATGAATCTATGACATAAAAGTGCTTATAATAGTTTCAAGATCTGCCTAGCAGTCCTCAGAACACTGTATGGCTGTCTTGTCAGGTAAGACAGACTCAGTGTCTTCTTTCACCGTCTCATCATCATTTCTTAAGTCTGGATTGCTATAAGCTGTTGCTGGTACTTTCTCCTCGTCCGGTACAGGTATATATCCGACGTAGGGGGTACGCCTGCGCCCAAAACAAAACCATTTTGTTATGTTTGTACAATGACATAATATTCATGAAAAGCCATATATGTATTCCCGACTTCCGACAATTTTAGCAAAGGATGAGTATCATAAGCGTAGGTTGATTCAGTTGTACAATTAATTGAAAGTCGAATATGCATATGAAGACACACAGGACCTAGAGATCAGAACTTTCTCTTCCTACCACATTGATACCTTTACTATGATACCCCTCTgccgagaaaaaaaaatgaacgcACTTTCCGAAAATCCAAACTAAACGTACTTTCGAAAATCAAAACTCAACGTACGCCAAAAACGTTACTCATTCAagtaactgtttcaaaattttatccagttgcttgagtaactattttggtgtatcttatgacctggatGTCCGATCTTCATCAAAACATTAATATACTCAatctgtacacttgaaaaagcTGTCACGGCGAAACCGGTTGTGGTACTAGACtaaataaaagttctaaacgggaactatgcggctccagaagtcttagggccctgtcacacttgtgcgtatattgaagtgcgcgtgagttgcgcaatatcatttttttggtttaagtaaggtttgagGGGAGaaggttgttttctactttgactcaccgttgtgcagcctagtgatcgaacctgagaaatcacttattcggctgcaaacttaacctagaCCAAAagtatgttaatacgcaactcatgcgggcttgtctATGcgcataagtgtgacaggggctctaCTGAgagacgactgcggtgtgaaagatgtcggttagcttgatgaatgaatccactctactttatacttcATCAAAACTCAACCTACTTTCCGAAGTTCTCCCCCTCCTCCAGCGTATCCGGTAAGCGCACCCCGCGTGTCTCGGGCAGCAGCAAGGCGGACAGGCCGGCCAGGATAGACAGGCCGCCGAAGATGAGATAAGGAAGAGGCCCCCACACTTGTTGAGACAACATCACGAAGGGGGAAACGATGCCGCCAACTCTGGACCACATTGAGGACGCCCCGACCCCAACATTTCTGAAATATAAACAAAAGTTAAGTTCTCAAAACGGGAATAttcactgcagtaccttagaaaatCGACAGGGGGCCCATTATTAAATATGACCTTCCTTTGCCCGACCCCTACATACCATTCAGATATCATAAGCTTCTCAAATCTTcctgtccacacacacaaacacacttaaacacacacaaaaacacaaacacacacatacatgggGTGACACTTAGGTAAAACATGTCGCTTGCATACGAAAATAGAGATCGAGTAAAAGCAACAATTTACGTACACAAACTAAGGTGCATACACAACATTTTTGGACAACCACTACAATCCTGAGTACTTTATTTATGACGAACCTGACCACAGTTGGGTACAGCTCGGCAGTCCAGACATAGATGACGGAGAAAGCAGCGGTGTTGCCGAACTTGCCGACCATAGGAAGCGCAACGGACAAGGGATGCATATCTGGCATGGTGTACAACATAACAGAACACACATCTTTAACTTGAGCAGGTATCTcactatctcactggacccacggcacgttgTTGACGTTGCtgtgtcctaaattggatttatgttcgcccctgactttatgatgggaatatcatgcaaaacgtacaagtatgacttaaaagacagcaaaacacaaagcgtaaaaaactAAGGAGGGcacaaaaaattgcattttttttgcagGAAGTGCTTCCCTGATACTTCTTAATCAAGTCATTTCTGTAGCAGACGCTATAACTGCTTAAATTTCAAGATTACCGTTTTGCTCAAGCCAGTAATGAACTAAGGTgtgtttttgtacttttgacgttcacagacaaaaaaaaacaaataacttACATTCAGGTAGAAACGGTGGGGCAAGGTACGGCGTCACGATACAGGCAACTCCGCCGAATAGCATGTAAAACGTAAGAGAGGGGCGCCTGAAAGcatgaaaaagggaaagaaaTACGCTGTCAGAACCATGATCAAAATAGATAATTATGTAAAATGCATACATTTGCGAAACATGACTTTTTAAGTTAAGAGAAATATATAATTTGAAACGGAAATTCGACCGTAACCGCTACTAGACCATATTGGAAGTTTTGTGACCTAATCATATGTGACTTAATTAATGTATCAAGTATATCATTAGTTCCAAAGCATACCTTCCAAAGTAGCTCACTGTAAAGATGGAAAAGATCTGTGCTGGAAAGTCCACCAGATTCATGATGAGAAAGTTGAGGTAGTTGTCCCCGCCAAGTTGCTGCGTGTTCAGGGCCAAACCGAACCAAACTACAGTCACTACAAACCTGGAAGGTATACAAAGGAACTCTCATGTTGAATGAATACAATAGATGATGTTGCGTCACATTCTTTGCTTTGTCACAAACTgagcccaggcacggtttgtgatagtgcccgcgtgtcacaaaccgtgcctggggtaAAAGCACgttttgtgacacgcgggcaccgTCACGAACCGTGCCCAATCGAGCAcggttcgtgacacacaggaggTCTTATCCCATGCTGTACTTtcgggcggagcttagtgttgtgagggggaggagtctgcccaacgtGTTTTTTTCCTGGAGCCCGCCACTTAAAGATGCTAGAAGACAACGAACGGAAAGTCATAGGAAAAAAGAGCCCAATTAAGGTTATTGCCTTTGCCAAGGAAGTTCTCTTTCCGGTAGCGTTAGCAAATGTTTTGTTATGGTGTTTGTATATAACGGTGTTTGTTGCTGTACAGCACAACTCGAGAAGGTATAGGTAAATTGCGATATTTTGGTATGTAGTCAAGCTTATCGAAGAAATTATAAATTTTGACCCCTGGCGGCGTACCTTGACACTACAGCACAActtgctgtttttgtatctcatgttctggacatggtatGGCCATGATTTTGAGGTTGTAgattaatttaaaaaaaaaaacaacataaaaagcGGTGGGCTTACCAGTTAAAAAAGATTATGACAGACTTCTTGGCCATATTTGGAGTCCGAACAATATCGAAAATGGTGTACTGCCTCTGTGGGTAAAACAAAAAGACAGTACGTCAAGCATTGCGTAAACAttatatgaatatataaattCATCAATGTTAAAGTGTACAAAGCCATATGGCGTAATGAGGAAATGTATATTTTCGTAACAAAAgtatatcaacatgtttgtaatgaaattttaaaaaaaggccaGACCTTATCACTTTCGGTGACTTGTTTTTTCCCGGCATGGAAGACCTCGTCTGGTACCGTGACCCCGTTGACCTTTGCAGCGCTACGGATCATGCGCACTACCTCCTCATTCCGACCTTTGGAGAGCTGCCACCTTGGCGATTCGATTCCAAACCTGTATGTTAAGTTGATACAATGCAAATTACGCATAATTTTCAAGCATAGTGGCCACCGGAATTACGTCCCATCTGAAATTACTTATGAAATTATTGAAATTACTTATGCAACCCTCACACCGTGCCCAAGCGGGGCTCCAACCAACGCCCTCTGATTTTAAGAAAATTTGATCAATATGGCGAGGCCACGACGAATCAAATTCCATACTCAGAGGGTAGTTGCAACCCATTGTCTTAGGTTGCCCTTTTTAAGCATAGGcagacacaaaaaaagaagcaaaaacatgactggcaaaagaaaatatgatttctccaagcagaggttatagTCGGGGGCTATAGTAGTTTTAACGTCTCCCTCCTTTTGAAAAATCGCGGCTACCAAAAGCCCCCGACCATAACCTATATTTGAAGAATAGAAAATCCGTTCTACTAACCACCATGTAAGCACCAGCACTACGTTGATGAGTGAAATGACGAGTTGCAGTCTGCTCCAGTCCCTGATGAGGTAGGCTATTCCAGTCAGTACTACCCCTCCCATGGAGAAAGACGATTGAATCAGGGTTCCTGTCAGCGTTCTCCTGTTCACACCAACCATTTCTGTCGCTGTTATGAATATAATAATTAATGATAATAAAAGACATTAATGGCTCGAAGGGCTAGGGGCAAGTCGTGAAAGGTATGACTTAACAAACATATAACAAACAAGCACACGGAAAAGTGTAAACAACAATGCACGACTTGAACATAACACATAGTAGATAAGAGTGTTACGCCAAGCTAGTTGAGTACAGCGTTTACTTTGTACtacagtcaacttcttctcgttTCATGGTAAGTAAAGAAAGTGCCATTGGCATTATGATAATACTATTATGTATCTTATCAATCTCATAATTACATTTATATTTCATGCATCGTTTTAGATATCGTTTTGTCTCTTGTCATATAGATATGTCAGTTGTAATTCTAAATTacagaggtgatgtttgatagtagctactgctagagtgcatgtgtcctgtgtattcttctATTTGATTAATAAAAAAGGTATTGAGTATCGCAATCTTAAGATTATCTTTAATCATGGATTCTTCAAGGAAGATCATAAGGAAGTGACTTACCGACCACAAAAGCCGGGAGAAAGACGCCCATGGCAGTGAAGCCCACTAGAAGGCGGAGGACTACAAACACTTCGTAGTTCGGCGCGAAGGCGGTTGCCACGCCGAAACCAAGTTGTACAAGTACCGCCAGATACATGGTCTTCTTTCTTCCGATACTGCGAAGGgtatgcgccaaaaatagttactcaagcaactggataaaatgttgaaacagttagacgtttcagacagcatccaaagacaacggatgctgtctgaaacgtctgactgtttcaaaattttatccagttgcttgagtaactatttttggcgtatcttactacctggatgtctaaccttcatcaacgtgcgAAGGGTATGATATGTTGAGATATGTACGGGTTGCGTACTTGAAATAATACTGCCGATCTTTAAACCGCCCTTATCTTCTAAAGAAATCAAGTTTATCCTTAAagattagcctgtgtttacacattcaatctctcgctggcggaggttaatgaccccatTTCCAGGGGATGGTAACCGTCAGTCCGGTCGCTAGGAGCGTGATTTAGGCAGCTTAATCAAGGATCACTCGAGTAAAATACAGGGGAAATAGACGATTAGATCTAATGTCGATAATAAGAGGATATGtcactgaagctgcggcacgttggcgacctcgctgcggcacgttggcgacctcgctgcgactgaactttttgacaaagcgctcaataaatttcatcgataaaaacgacTCATTTTACGCTTCGTGTGTCTTGTTGCCTTTCAGTATTACTAGTAAGTTTCGGATGAtacccattataaagtcaagggtaacacaaatcaaatttaggtTACAGCGAGTTTGCCGACGTGCCGcaatccagtgagatacccacttaaTCTAATAAATAAGAAAGATGGCCACAAAACTAATTTACTGTCAGATGCTGTGATTGGTCGTACTTACCTGTCTGATAACTGTCCGAACACGATCGAGCCAATCAGAACTCCGACCATGAATAGAGATTGTGCCAGGTTGTTCAGGGGCTCATCTTCACACACTAAGTTAAACTGTAGGGTTGAAAAAAATCGATTTGTGTATGAATGATAGAAAGCATAAGAAAGAAATTAATATAACGATCATTTGCTATCTCTTCTCCATATCCTTAACCAGTTTCCATATCCAGTGAAATAATGAAGATTACAAGTTATCCatacaccaaaaatcatgaagatccttCTTGAATTATCTTGTTCCAAAATGTCCGACAAAAATACGCCTGCAGTTCCGAAAAAACCCGCAAGAGGGTTGATATTTGCACCACTTATTTCCAAGCCCATTAGCTACATGCAATTCAACATCGTGACCATAACAAGTTGAGATATGAAACACCTAAACTGCGACCGGATGTTCCGATGCAGTACCACAGAAAGCCGATAGGAGGCCCAGAACACTACattaccttcttggcgaaggtacaagtacaagaaataaGGACACAAACCCACCTCCATGTAGACGCTACTGTTGTATACTTGCCGATCGTACCACCACCCCTTATCGCAGTCCAGGACTGTCCTGTTCCCTTCACTGTTTCGTTCAAACGGGCAGCTCAGATTTCCTAACTCGTATCTGTTGACTTTGTACCGCTTGCATTCGCTAGGTGTCTCTGTGTTTGTCTCCTTGTCTGTCACCCAAGGGAGAGAGTAGTTGAGACCGCAGAAGTCGTTTGGGGCTAGCCCTGCCTCTGCAAGTTCGGGAACCGCACAGTGGTGGGATACCTGGAAGAAATATCTTAAATTTACTTCTCATCAGTTAGTTGCATATGAATAATTATACAACAGATGGCAACTTGTACAGCAATATTCTAAGAAACTATAGTCTACAGTCCTAGAGACTTAATGCATTGTAAAGTCTTAAGGGTAATCCCTAGTATAGTCTAGGCACTTTCTTAATGCACTAGTACTGTGTGCTGTTTGCAGACAATACAATGATTGTCCCGTATGGCTATACATGTGTCTcccggtttggagccaaatttcGGTTCCGTCAGATATTTGTACTGTGGTGTAGTGCATTGGGCAGCTGTGCCTGAGGTAAATATTTCACaggggcagaaatttggcttgacacgGGTCACAGAtaaaagagggcctgcatggccatggggggtcccgacaacggtctacgctaaattcggagggccggctacgtaatacgctaaattcagaaaagcctccctacgctctacgctaaattatggagtggtcggcaacggtctacgtaaaattaaaccggccgattacgctctacgtaaaaggggcacgCAGGCCCTCATAAAAGAGCACATGTCTCGAATGATAAATTACTTATATTGCAACATTGCACCGAAAAGTATGTACAGAGTGATATTGCACGTTCCCTTTTAACTCgtaacaaaatgaaaacttaTAAAATTGCAATCTGAGATTATACCCAAGGTCCCTacagggatgtgggtcacatttcattaatatttcaatgtaaatattttgaCGGTGGCGGACTTTGACACTTACGTCACTCCTTTCATGTGACCGGCATGTGACTCGGTctgtaaaacatacaaattatacaatgtagaacTCCTTGGTAAAAACTATGCTACTATAAGATAGCTTATAATTACCTGGGCTCCTAAGAACACCGTAGCCAACATGTGGATCCCCACAGGAATACACATCAACAAAAGTAGACTAAATTTTAACTTCTGGTAGGTCCCGAACGATCCAATGTAGCCGAGCGCCGCATCGTAGTCCACCATTTTGTTTGAGCCTGGAAGCAGCGGCTTACGTTCACCGACTTGATCGTCCCTGTCCATTCTGCCGTTCTTAACGATGCCGTTTAAGGAAGACATTGGTTGTACGTCACCTGGTCAGCAGGCAGATGCTGCAACTGAGCACGAAAGACTGTATGGAGCAAACAATGAGCTCTTAAAGCTCCTTGGAACAAGCGCGACTGTCATTGTTTTGTTCAGGCGACGCCATTTTTTTTCCCGGTGGATGTGGTGACCTAGAAAAGGATGTGGTGACCTAGAAAAACCGGGTTACCTGGTTGACCCGGTAGCGTATCTGATCATTAGgccatgtttatttgattatacggatgacatcctctgggaacctcaaaattgatgcgagcgtgcgaataaaaaataagtctgcaaaaaaaaattgcctacattatctacgtggtcaggaaggttgaacaaatgactaaacacacaaagtATGATATACCGAAGTATATATTCTTCTGTTTTGTCAAAACATTCTTAACGTTGGAAATGACTTTATGACATTAGTCTAGCtttccaatattttttctaCAACTTATGACATATATCTGATCAGTTTGCAGTTACTTTGAATGATTTATAGTATGGTGGAAAACTTCTTTATTTTTGAaatcggacgaaaattgatgcggatgttatccatataatcaaatcaacatggccatacCGACATGGATAATGGAGGAatagtttttggcctgtctgtctatctgtacgtgtctgtcagtttgtgtgtgtgactgtgtttccagattttgcAGTcagcataaggccacagcaagtaaattttatggatgacatcctccgcagactccaaaattaatgagatagggcgaaaaaaaacaaggcgggccaaaaaaagattcctatattttcaaattttgatatcataagtcttgttaaacaagaattgaggcgacgaaatgtgatatcatgaccaacaggtcttttattcctgtacaccaatgaggtttcatatataatataaaacctccttgatttaatgtcaacatgtccttgtagatgtgtatacatctcaatagactaactacgtgtacaacaaatgcagaaaagagcttgttgtaccatcatctgaagcaactacactgggtattcatatgcgatgaaacaccttgtgtatacagctcaattaactagaaccccccccccccccaattatttatataatgtccttgctagaacaaatgtagaaaacagcttatcattattattattataccatcatgggcaggaactacactgggtattcatatgcaatgaaacaccttagactgtcaacgtttacgccatatttgccaatttttggcatgttgaccaccggagggcaatgaaatttattgtttttcatttcgaaatcaggcgaaaattaatgagcgcgctgatgtcatccataaaattacttgttgtggcctaaaGCAATAAAACTGTTCGGTTTGAATCTAAGCTTTATTTCCATAACAAGGACGTTGAAACGCGTAATTTCTACCGATATTAGTCTCTAAGACTCAATCTTGGAGACTAGCATACATCGTAGTTCGCTTCGCTTaaatttatggatgacatcagcgcgcattgattttcgcctgattttgaaaaaaaaagcagaaTTTTTTtgcccttcggcaatggtcagtATACCGAAAATGGGGCAATATGTCCCAAACGTCCGCCAATTCCAACGCagaaacgttctagatgccgtgAAAAggcatttgtacatgtaggaatggtgaaaaatccGTACCAACGTGATGTacaattattaccttcgccgagaaggttatgcagagggtagcgtttgtttgtaaagaccagcataactcgagaaggcttggatggattgtcttgatatttggtaggtgggtaggtcttgatgagactaggaaatgattcgattttgggtcccctagcagcttgttacggtattgcagcggaacttcctgtttcgatatctcgtgttctggacaaggtATGgaaatgatttttgagtggtagatagctctttggacagagagtaagtggtatgggtttcgGCCccatagcggcttttttggaactgcaggagcaggttttggttcagactttgaaagggaataactcaagaagggcttgatggatggttatgatttttggtaagtagatagcttgagtgatgatgtacatgattagctacttattatgcaaatcagtatctaatttgcataattaatgaggaaagtttatacatccgccaaattccatgatatgactctcaaacatgtgacatatgtaactggtATGTAGAtggcttacgtgatgctttgtatgatcggacgataattatgcaaatcagattctaatttgcattattaatgaggcaattttaaaaacccgctgtgttccatgatatgactattgaaatatgtgacatttgctaTTGAGGATTTttgatacatagaaaatatgcaaatgtaggccaaatttgcatagttaatgacaaactactataattccatacaggtaaatgatggcaatttcatacttgtgtcatttggaagttatgtgaatgtgaagatcgttgaatcaaattaagctaataaggtcctcatttgcataattcatgataaatgttactttgttagcataaccttctttgttaagctcatacttttgttttttgagtgaagaagatcaactagtatgatttataattgatgagaaacactcctgatacgtcagtcaaaaaggttaaaatcatttggcgaaggtatgaggtcgtggaactctagttgagtaatgctagggtcacatttccaatccggggcccggccgggcagtctttgagaacgaaaagtatgatataaaagacaacaaaaactcaaaacgtacccaaaatcattcaagagcatagcttgtgcaaatttattgacacacactttgatttttcgtttcggcaaacagcccggccgggttaggaaatgtgaccctagcataatgcaagctgtaataagattgctcctcgtcaccaacttacaggaagacacagtgcagccctcataccaaacttgtaattggaa carries:
- the LOC136438006 gene encoding organic cation transporter protein-like, with amino-acid sequence MSSLNGIVKNGRMDRDDQVGERKPLLPGSNKMVDYDAALGYIGSFGTYQKLKFSLLLLMCIPVGIHMLATVFLGAQVSHHCAVPELAEAGLAPNDFCGLNYSLPWVTDKETNTETPSECKRYKVNRYELGNLSCPFERNSEGNRTVLDCDKGWWYDRQVYNSSVYMEFNLVCEDEPLNNLAQSLFMVGVLIGSIVFGQLSDSIGRKKTMYLAVLVQLGFGVATAFAPNYEVFVVLRLLVGFTAMGVFLPAFVVATEMVGVNRRTLTGTLIQSSFSMGGVVLTGIAYLIRDWSRLQLVISLINVVLVLTWWFGIESPRWQLSKGRNEEVVRMIRSAAKVNGVTVPDEVFHAGKKQVTESDKRQYTIFDIVRTPNMAKKSVIIFFNWFVVTVVWFGLALNTQQLGGDNYLNFLIMNLVDFPAQIFSIFTVSYFGRRPSLTFYMLFGGVACIVTPYLAPPFLPEYMHPLSVALPMVGKFGNTAAFSVIYVWTAELYPTVVRNVGVGASSMWSRVGGIVSPFVMLSQQVWGPLPYLIFGGLSILAGLSALLLPETRGVRLPDTLEEGENFGKRTPYVGYIPVPDEEKVPATAYSNPDLRNDDETVKEDTESVLPDKTAIQCSEDC